A single region of the Anopheles funestus chromosome X, idAnoFuneDA-416_04, whole genome shotgun sequence genome encodes:
- the LOC125767347 gene encoding histidine--tRNA ligase isoform X2, which produces MTEKDQLEAAITAQGDVVRKLKSASTKDKAKINEEVQKLLALKEQLKQCTVEDGGESPAPKPSGGNESVPGNRNLSLKTAKGTRDYGPEAMALRQRVLDQVIRVFRKHGAETIDTPVFELKEVLTGKYGEDSKLIYDLKDQGGEILALRYDLTVPFARYVGMGNVFNIKRYHIAKVYRRDNPQITRGRYREFYQCDFDIAGTYDPMLPDAECVKVVCEILSDVGVGEFVVKLNHRKLLDGMFEACGVPADKFRTACSSVDKLDKTPWEEVKREMIEEKGLTEETVDRIGEYVTLHGGPELVDRLAEDEKLKKIPTAMEGLEDMRLLLQYCAIFQVANRVSFDLSLARGLDYYTGVIYEAVLLGGGSDDEEITVGSVAGGGRYDNLVGMFNPKRKQVPCVGVSIGVERLFSIIESRAAGKARTNETEVYVISAHKGLHLKRLEILNQLWAAGIKAEHSYKLNPKLLAQLQHCEEYQIPYAIVLGDGELSRGVVKLREIATRKEEEISLDKFTDEIFKRLSAS; this is translated from the exons ATGACGGAAAAGGATCAATTAGAAGCTGCCATCACCGCCCAGGGAGACGTCGTGCGTAAGCTTAAATCAGCCTCCACTAAGGACAAGGCGAAG ATCAATGAGGAGGTACAAAAGCTGCTGGCACTTAAAGAACAGCTGAAGCAATGCACCGTGGAGGATGGTGGTGAGTCGCCAGCACCGAAACCATCGGGTGGAAATGAATCGGTTCCCGGCAACCGGAACCTATCGTTAAAAACAGCGAAGGGTACCCGTGACTACGGTCCGGAGGCAATGGCACTCAGGCAGCGGGTACTCGATCAGGTTATACGCGTGTTCCGCAAACATGGCGCGGAAACGATCGATACGCCCGTGTTCGAGCTGAAGGAGGTGCTGACGGGCAAGTACGGTGAAGATTCGAAGCTAATCTACGACCTGAAGGATCAGGGCGGCGAGATACTGGCGCTGCGGTATGATCTAACCGTCCCGTTTGCCCGGTACGTCGGTATGGGCAACGTGTTTAACATCAAGCGCTACCACATCGCGAAGGTATACCGGCGAGACAATCCGCAAATCACGCGCGGCCGTTACCGGGAGTTTTATCAGTGCGATTTCGACATTGCCGGCACGTACGACCCGATGCTGCCGGATGCTGAGTGCGTGAAGGTGGTATGCGAGATACTGTCCGATGTGGGCGTTGGGGAGTTTGTGGTGAAGCTAAACCATCGGAAGTTGCTCGACGGTATGTTTGAGGCGTGCGGTGTACCGGCAGATAAGTTCCGCACGGCTTGCTCTTCCGTCGACAAGCTGGACAAAACACCCTGGGAAGAGGTGAAGCGTGAGATGATCGAGGAGAAGGGCCTGACGGAGGAGACGGTGGATCGGATCGGCGAGTACGTCACGTTGCATGGTGGTCCGGAGCTGGTGGACCGGCTGGCGGAAGATGAAAAGTTGAAGAAGATTCCAACCGCAATGGAAGGGCTCGAGGATATGCGGCTGTTGCTGCAGTACTGTGCGATCTTCCAGGTGGCGAACAGGGTTTCGTTTGATCTTAGTCTGGCACGTGGGCTCGACTACTATACCGGCGTGATATACGAGGCAGTGCTGCTCGGTGGCGGTAGCGACGATGAGGAGATAACGGTCGGTTCGGTCGCCGGTGGCGGACGGTACGACAATCTGGTGGGTATGTTTAACCCGAAAAGGAAGCAGGTCCCATGTGTCGGTGTGTCCATCGGTGTGGAGCGTCTGTTTTCCATCATTGAATCACGGGCCGCAGGCAAAGCACGCACCAACGAGACGGAAGTGTACGTTATATCTGCCCACAAAGGACTGCACTTGAAGCGGCTTGAAATTCTTAACCAACTATGGGCTGCGGGTATTAAG GCGGAACATTCGTACAAGCTGAACCCGAAGCTGCTGGCCCAACTGCAACACTGCGAGGAATATCAGATTCCGTACGCGATCGTACTCGGTGACGGGGAACTGTCCCGCGGTGTAGTAAAGCTACGAGAAATAGCCACTCGCAAGGAGGAGGAAATTTCTCTGGATAAGTTCACCGACGAAATATTCAAACGGCTCTCCGCATCCTAA
- the LOC125767460 gene encoding protein SPT2 homolog, which translates to MDYRNILNIAKQNAETAKTSKGKRSSSVSSNTPPKVNPEKKVLSDNIRKFLAKKEEEERQAAMEKHLKAQELMAKRGGKGKKKIEKMLKVIKSANKSVLDDANDAQESALGTESLEDDYGYTSAVASQYYEKMMDKYKNTPTESMFSEAKKRCMSSEELARAKARVKNAIVKEQEEQHAPRTRKSRTSRADGSDDRTTSSVIATVADPKLQPKREDPKQTKNSANEERRSVPVVRKPNVPPPPNFSTLLKIAETKQFEPIKVEVNAAKKREDDRPLTSKERKEYEERKAFMEMKRLRDKVKQNESLSEEEKQRRLVRLDELRAAGKLPGIPPLPVTSSRKPTPGAQVSSTSNSSRTMFKIPKRTEGSTAADPAKIASNADKPVAAVVTKTMPLSTPELKPKPTAGVTKPTGSGTQKTTSTPSMSSSSSTGRTSSKQNPQPSGTVSTSQKSSSTSGAVTLNGKSLPPPVQKPAVANGKSTTASSRPSGGTVPTKPPPNGKQMPGASLRTTAPTKRPPPEPVTQTRQFPPPDVQRSNKRRDLAMPQGGVRSTNKKRRVIDSDSEYDSEMDDFIDDDDCEEDYSSAIKDIFGYDRSRYRDEYYDEDDANMESTYAQQMREEYISKKIGLLEDLEDMRMEEEEKRRKTASSKKGAAPKKK; encoded by the exons ATGGATTACCGCAATATATTGAACATTGCGAAGCAAAACGCCGAAACGGCAAAGACGTCGAAGGGG AAACGCAGCTCGTCGGTCAGTTCCAACACTCCACCAAAGGTCAACCCCGAGAAGAAGGTTTTGTCGGAtaacattagaaaatttcTCGCCAAAAAGGAGGAAGAGGAGCGGCAGGCAGCGATGGAAAAGCATCTTAAGGCACAGGAGCTGATGGCCAAGCGTGGTGGCAAAGGtaagaaaaagattgaaaaaatgttgaagGTAATCAAGTCGGCGAATAAGTCCGTCCTGGACGATGCAAACGATGCACAGGAAAGCGCACTCGGGACGGAAAGCCTCGAAGATGATTACGGTTACACGTCGGCGGTAGCGTCACAGTATTACGAGAAGATGATGGACAAGTACAAGAATACACCGACCGAGTCGATGTTTTCCGAGGCGAAAAAACGCTGCATGTCCAGCGAGGAATTGGCACGCGCAAAGGCGCGTGTGAAGAATGCAATCGTTAAGGAGCAGGAAGAGCAACATGCACCGCGCACCAGAAAGTCACGCACATCCAGGGCGGACGGTAGTGACGACCGGACCACCAGCAGTGTGATCGCTACCGTTGCCGATCCAAAGCTGCAGCCGAAACGGGAAGATcccaagcaaacgaaaaacagcGCAAACGAGGAACGGCGTTCAGTGCCGGTGGTGCGCAAACCGAACGTACCACCACCGCCCAACTTTTCCACACTGCTGAAGATTGCCGAAACAAAGCAGTTTGAACCGATAAAGGTCGAGGTAAACGCCGCCAAGAAGCGTGAAGATGATCGACCACTAACCAGCAAGGAAAGGAAGGAGTATGAAGAGCGAAAAGCATTCATGGAGATGAAACGTTTGCGTGataaggtaaaacaaaacgaaagtcTTTCGGAGGAAGAGAAACAGCGAAGATTGGTGCGTTTGGATGAGCTGCGAGCGGCGGGAAAACTACCGGGGATACCACCGTTGCCGGTTACTTCAAGCCGAAAACCAACACCCGGTGCACAGGTAAGCTCAACAAGCAACAGCTCTCGTACGATGTTTAAAATTCCCAAGCGCACTGAAGGGTCCACCGCGGCGGATCCGGCCAAAATAGCTTCGAACGCAGATAAACCAGTGGCAGCAGTTGTAACGAAGACAATGCCATTGTCGACACCAGAACTGAAACCGAAACCAACTGCCGGTGTTACGAAACCTACCGGAAGCGGTACCCAAAAGACTACCTCTACGCCATCGATGTCTTCATCGTCGTCGACCGGTCGCACCTCCAGCAAGCAGAATCCACAACCATCCGGCACGGTGAGTACGTCCCAAAAATCATCATCTACGTCCGGTGCTGTAACGTTGAACGGTAAATCGTTGCCACCTCCGGTGCAAAAGCCGGCAGTAGCGAATGGAAAATCGACCACCGCATCTAGCCGACCTTCGGGTGGAACCGTCCCAACGAAACCACCGCCAAACGGTAAGCAAATGCCGGGTGCAAGCTTGCGAACTACTGCACCGACCAAACGTCCACCACCGGAACCGGTAACGCAAACACGCCAGTTCCCACCGCCGGATGTGCAGCGTTCGAACAAACGACGGGACTTAGCAATGCCGCAGGGTGGCGTACGATCGACCAATAAGAAGAGACGCGTTATAGACAGCGACAGTGAATACGATAGCGAGATGGACGATTTTATTGATGACGATGACTGTGAGGAAGACTATTCGTCCGCGATTAAGGACATCTTCGGGTATGATAGGTCACGCTACAGGGACGAATACTATGACGAGGATGACGCTAACATGGAGTCGACGTACGCGCAACAGATGCGTGAAGAGTACATCAGCAAAAAGATAGGGCTGCTGGAGGATCTGGAGGATATGCGCatggaggaggaggagaagaGACGCAAAACAGCAAGTAGCAAGAAGGGTGCTGCACCGAAGAAAAAGTAG
- the LOC125767415 gene encoding RING finger protein 141-like has product MGSQASSISQKILPADAVDSLQFEFKKQVHIFSEINNLAYEDFQKCLADLNRLSRKCLDPNGKQLVFAVKKGSDNSILWKRTVRIACVKIDPETKKIDCFKLLTLQQFLQVFRTFQTNLHAMVTVESQRIHSPGASPSKSSSGSASGPDTPSNASVTELSPKNDTADQQPGPSTTETKQPEHSSVRLSTSSSSSSSANVSSAFVFPECTTASILMAQVDSITDGDHNECCICLERKPEVSLPCAHSYCVPCIEQWNIHQKTCPICDELLASTDDTWVLSEMPEADEVSEEICATLLKLSNEANGSDENDKNWLRRMLDL; this is encoded by the exons ATGGGTAGCCAAGCTTCCAGCATTTCACAGAAAATTTTACCGGCCGATGCTGTCGATTCACTGCAGTTTGAGTTCAAGAAACAGGTACACATCTTCTCCGAGATCAATAATCTCGCATACGAAGACTTTCAAAAATGTCTCGCTGATTTAAACCGACT CTCCCGGAAATGTCTCGATCCAAACGGGAAGCAGTTGGTGTTCGCCGTGAAGAAAGGTTCTGATAACTCCATCCTCTGGAAGCGTACCGTGCGCATCGCTTGCGTTAAAATTGATCCAGAAACGAAGAAGATCGACTGCTTCAAGCTGCTGACGCTGCAACAGTTTCTGCAGGTATTTCGAACATTCCAAACGAATCTGCATGCGATGGTTACGGTCGAGAGCCAGCGAATACACAGTCCTGGGGCAAGCCCGTCCAAATCGAGCAGCGGAAGTGCGTCCGGTCCGGACACACCGTCCAACGCGAGTGTCACTGAACTTTCGCCCAAGAACGACACAGCAGATCAGCAGCCCGGTCCAAGCACGACCGAGACTAAGCAACCGGAACACTCCTCTGTCCGACTGTCCACTTCCtcctcgtcgtcatcgtcggcAAACGTGTCGAGTGCGTTCGTGTTTCCGGAGTGTACGACCGCATCGATTCTGATGGCGCAGGTCGATTCGATTACGGACGGTGATCATAACGAGTGCTGCATCTGTCTGGAGCGTAAACCGGAAGTGTCGCTACCCTGCGCACACAGCTACTGTGTGCCGTGCATCGAGCAATGGAACATCCACCAGAAAACGTGCCCAATCTGTGACGAGTTGCTGGCCAGCACCGACGATACATGGGTTCTGTCGGAAATGCCCGAAGCGGACGAAGTTAGCGAGGAGATTTGTGCCACTCTGCTGAAGCTTTCAAACGAGGCAAACGGAAGCGACGAAAATGATAAGAATTGGTTGCGGCGAATGTTAGATTTGTGA
- the LOC125767347 gene encoding histidine--tRNA ligase, cytoplasmic isoform X1, which translates to MRKGNSYTMILRQLRSIVVQLGGTAGSFRCQRHFYSTRSSTLVASAAQANRTEEEKARLRLAQINEEVQKLLALKEQLKQCTVEDGGESPAPKPSGGNESVPGNRNLSLKTAKGTRDYGPEAMALRQRVLDQVIRVFRKHGAETIDTPVFELKEVLTGKYGEDSKLIYDLKDQGGEILALRYDLTVPFARYVGMGNVFNIKRYHIAKVYRRDNPQITRGRYREFYQCDFDIAGTYDPMLPDAECVKVVCEILSDVGVGEFVVKLNHRKLLDGMFEACGVPADKFRTACSSVDKLDKTPWEEVKREMIEEKGLTEETVDRIGEYVTLHGGPELVDRLAEDEKLKKIPTAMEGLEDMRLLLQYCAIFQVANRVSFDLSLARGLDYYTGVIYEAVLLGGGSDDEEITVGSVAGGGRYDNLVGMFNPKRKQVPCVGVSIGVERLFSIIESRAAGKARTNETEVYVISAHKGLHLKRLEILNQLWAAGIKAEHSYKLNPKLLAQLQHCEEYQIPYAIVLGDGELSRGVVKLREIATRKEEEISLDKFTDEIFKRLSAS; encoded by the exons ATGAGGAAAGGGAACAGTTACACAATGATTCTACGACAATTACGGTCGATTGTCGTGCAGCTAGGAGGAACGGCGGGGAGCTTTCGGTGTCAGCGTCACTTTTACTCCACCAGGAGTTCCACGTTAGTGGCCAGCGCGGCACAGGCGAATCGTACAGAAGAAGAGAAGGCCCGGCTTCGTCTTGCACag ATCAATGAGGAGGTACAAAAGCTGCTGGCACTTAAAGAACAGCTGAAGCAATGCACCGTGGAGGATGGTGGTGAGTCGCCAGCACCGAAACCATCGGGTGGAAATGAATCGGTTCCCGGCAACCGGAACCTATCGTTAAAAACAGCGAAGGGTACCCGTGACTACGGTCCGGAGGCAATGGCACTCAGGCAGCGGGTACTCGATCAGGTTATACGCGTGTTCCGCAAACATGGCGCGGAAACGATCGATACGCCCGTGTTCGAGCTGAAGGAGGTGCTGACGGGCAAGTACGGTGAAGATTCGAAGCTAATCTACGACCTGAAGGATCAGGGCGGCGAGATACTGGCGCTGCGGTATGATCTAACCGTCCCGTTTGCCCGGTACGTCGGTATGGGCAACGTGTTTAACATCAAGCGCTACCACATCGCGAAGGTATACCGGCGAGACAATCCGCAAATCACGCGCGGCCGTTACCGGGAGTTTTATCAGTGCGATTTCGACATTGCCGGCACGTACGACCCGATGCTGCCGGATGCTGAGTGCGTGAAGGTGGTATGCGAGATACTGTCCGATGTGGGCGTTGGGGAGTTTGTGGTGAAGCTAAACCATCGGAAGTTGCTCGACGGTATGTTTGAGGCGTGCGGTGTACCGGCAGATAAGTTCCGCACGGCTTGCTCTTCCGTCGACAAGCTGGACAAAACACCCTGGGAAGAGGTGAAGCGTGAGATGATCGAGGAGAAGGGCCTGACGGAGGAGACGGTGGATCGGATCGGCGAGTACGTCACGTTGCATGGTGGTCCGGAGCTGGTGGACCGGCTGGCGGAAGATGAAAAGTTGAAGAAGATTCCAACCGCAATGGAAGGGCTCGAGGATATGCGGCTGTTGCTGCAGTACTGTGCGATCTTCCAGGTGGCGAACAGGGTTTCGTTTGATCTTAGTCTGGCACGTGGGCTCGACTACTATACCGGCGTGATATACGAGGCAGTGCTGCTCGGTGGCGGTAGCGACGATGAGGAGATAACGGTCGGTTCGGTCGCCGGTGGCGGACGGTACGACAATCTGGTGGGTATGTTTAACCCGAAAAGGAAGCAGGTCCCATGTGTCGGTGTGTCCATCGGTGTGGAGCGTCTGTTTTCCATCATTGAATCACGGGCCGCAGGCAAAGCACGCACCAACGAGACGGAAGTGTACGTTATATCTGCCCACAAAGGACTGCACTTGAAGCGGCTTGAAATTCTTAACCAACTATGGGCTGCGGGTATTAAG GCGGAACATTCGTACAAGCTGAACCCGAAGCTGCTGGCCCAACTGCAACACTGCGAGGAATATCAGATTCCGTACGCGATCGTACTCGGTGACGGGGAACTGTCCCGCGGTGTAGTAAAGCTACGAGAAATAGCCACTCGCAAGGAGGAGGAAATTTCTCTGGATAAGTTCACCGACGAAATATTCAAACGGCTCTCCGCATCCTAA
- the LOC125767388 gene encoding uncharacterized protein LOC125767388 gives MVARSWKCLCLLQMVLAVTVLGLCRVTSAYPYADDFPYQVHGHPVAVSGSSGVKKLHAGTAKGASGEGGSDARDHRKEHAYDEAGSIGSASDAVRYHQLDNQLDGHRVLDASKGSTVDKVKHLAGENFEADKSHNRKHIKSGFSNSYHKDESGSKSSYYEDSDDHGGKQVFDNRHNMRNDYADKLYSQDRRNDYLRDHYDDRASGSDLMGAHNYRRMGALDRGNTYGHRDGYAHNDHNDQHYGTTAYGGYDYYQPGANYHHYDDLYRRRSYYNPRPSFATAPLQPAPITIYEDPRDYAPYPVAPYPVREVRDGSSVLSRDDDYRQQPNGSFGQRRRLIYRPSPAPAPIPMPHEYGRY, from the exons atggtTGCTAGAAGCTGGAAGTGTCTGTGCTTGCTGCAAATGGTTCTTGCGGTGACGGTACTCGGTCTGTGCCGGGTAACGAGTGCTTATCCGTACGCGGATGATTTCCCCTATCAAGTGCATGGACACCCGGTAGCCGTGTCGGGTAGCTCCGGTGTGAAGAAACTGCACGCTGGTACCGCGAAGGGTGCAAGCGGTGAAGGGGGCAGTGATGCGCGGGACCACCGTAAGGAGCACGCGTACGACGAAGCGGGCAGTATCGGGTCGGCATCCGACGCCGTACGCTACCATCAACTCGACAATCAACTGGACGGCCATCGGGTGCTGGATGCGAGCAAGGGCAGCACGGTGGACAAGGTGAAACATTTGGCGGGTGAAAACTTTGAGGCGGACAAATCGCACAACCGGAAGCATATTAAGTCGGGGTTTAGCAACTCGTACCATAAGGACGAGAGCGGTAGCAAGAGTTCATATTATGAAGATTCGGACGATCACGGTGGTAAGCAGGTGTTCGACAATCGGCACAATATGCGCAACGACTACGCGGACAAACTGTACAGTCAGGATCGGCGCAATGACTATCTGCGGGATCATTACGATGATCGTGCGTCCGGTAGTGACCTGATGGGTGCTCACAACTACCGACGTATGGGTGCACTCGATCGAG gtaACACTTACGGACATCGTGACGGATACGCACACAATGATCACAATGATCAGCATTACGGTACGACGGCCTACGGAGGTTACGATTACTATCAACCGGGTGCCAACTATCACCACTACGATGATCTGTACCGTCGACGATCGTACTACAATCCGAGACCATCGTTTGCCACCGCACCGTTGCAACCGGCACCGATCACGATTTACGAAGACCCACGTGACTACGCACCGTACCCGGTGGCACCCTATCCGGTGCGCGAGGTACGCGATGGTTCGTCCGTGCTTAGTAGAGACGACGACTATCGCCAACAGCCGAACGGATCGTTCGGTCAGCGGCGACGCCTCATCTACAGACCCAGTCCGGCACCAGCACCAATACCAATGCCGCACGAATACGGACGTTACTGA